The following are from one region of the Streptococcus sp. 1643 genome:
- a CDS encoding ABC transporter ATP-binding protein, which translates to MLEVRNLEKSFGSKQVLFGVDFQASPGRILGLVGKNGAGKTTIFHSMLKFLEYQGEISLDGQEIRQETYARIGYLPEERSLMLKLTVLEQVRYLATLKGMDAKEVKEKLPQWMEKLEVKGKLTDKIKSLSKGNQQKIQLIITLIHEPDLIILDEPFSGLDPVNTELLKQVILKEKERGAIIIFSDHVMTNVEELCDDILMIRDGRVVLHGPVQDVRNQYGKTRLFVSSERSKEELEKLPHVKQVSLTKQGSWKLILDDESAGRELFPILTQGQYIATFDQQAPTIDEIFKLESGVEV; encoded by the coding sequence ATGTTAGAAGTAAGAAATCTAGAGAAAAGTTTCGGTTCCAAGCAAGTCCTGTTTGGTGTCGATTTTCAGGCAAGTCCAGGAAGGATTCTGGGCTTGGTCGGGAAAAATGGTGCTGGGAAAACAACGATTTTCCACAGTATGTTGAAATTTTTAGAGTATCAAGGAGAGATCAGTCTGGATGGGCAGGAAATTCGTCAGGAAACCTATGCTCGGATTGGCTATCTGCCTGAGGAACGCAGTCTTATGCTCAAGCTGACAGTCCTTGAACAAGTTCGCTACTTGGCGACTCTAAAAGGCATGGATGCCAAGGAGGTCAAGGAGAAACTCCCGCAATGGATGGAAAAACTCGAAGTGAAGGGCAAATTGACCGACAAAATCAAGAGCCTCTCCAAAGGGAATCAGCAGAAAATTCAGCTGATTATCACCCTGATCCATGAGCCAGACTTGATTATCCTGGATGAGCCTTTTAGTGGTTTGGATCCAGTCAATACCGAGTTGCTCAAACAGGTCATCTTGAAAGAGAAAGAGCGCGGTGCAATCATTATCTTTTCTGACCATGTCATGACCAATGTTGAGGAACTTTGCGATGATATCCTGATGATTCGTGATGGGCGTGTGGTCTTGCATGGACCAGTTCAGGATGTTCGCAATCAATACGGGAAAACACGTCTTTTTGTTTCAAGTGAACGAAGCAAGGAAGAACTGGAAAAACTTCCTCATGTCAAACAGGTGAGCTTAACCAAGCAAGGTAGTTGGAAATTGATTCTAGATGATGAGAGCGCTGGAAGAGAACTCTTCCCAATCCTCACTCAAGGTCAATACATCGCGACCTTTGACCAGCAAGCTCCAACAATCGATGAAATCTTTAAACTAGAATCAGGGGTGGAAGTATGA
- a CDS encoding ABC transporter permease: protein MRNMWVVIKETYLRHVKSWSFFFMVISPFFFIALTGGISYLQGSSMAKNSKVAVVTTVPSVAEGLKDTNGINFDYQDEASAQAAIKDEKIKGYLTIDQEDSVIKAVYHGETSLETGIKLAVSNKLNELQYQLNRSAANLSQEQEKRLAQTVDFTEKIDESKENKKMVQTIAAAGLGFFLYMILITYASVTAQEVASEKGTKIMEVVFSSIRASHYFYARMIALLLVILTHIGIYVVGGLAALLLFKDLPFLANSGILKHLGEAFTVNTLLFILVSLFMYVVLAAFLGSMVSRPEDAGKALSPLMILIIAGFMGVTALGAAGDNLVLKIGSYIPFISTFFMPFRAINGYASDLEAWISLAITVAFAVTATAFIGRMYASLVLQTDDLGLWKSFKRALAYK, encoded by the coding sequence ATGAGAAATATGTGGGTAGTTATTAAAGAAACTTATCTGCGACATGTCAAGTCCTGGAGTTTCTTCTTTATGGTCATTTCACCATTCTTTTTTATCGCTCTAACTGGAGGAATTAGCTATCTTCAAGGATCTTCTATGGCTAAAAATAGCAAGGTAGCTGTGGTAACAACTGTACCATCTGTAGCAGAAGGGCTCAAGGATACCAATGGTATTAACTTTGACTATCAGGATGAAGCCAGTGCCCAAGCTGCCATCAAGGATGAAAAAATCAAGGGTTATCTAACCATTGATCAAGAGGATAGTGTCATCAAAGCCGTTTACCATGGTGAAACTTCTCTTGAAACAGGCATCAAGCTAGCAGTAAGCAATAAGCTCAATGAGCTTCAATACCAACTCAATCGCTCGGCGGCTAATTTGTCCCAAGAACAGGAAAAACGCCTGGCTCAAACTGTTGACTTTACCGAGAAGATTGATGAATCCAAGGAAAATAAAAAGATGGTCCAAACCATTGCGGCTGCGGGGCTTGGTTTCTTCCTTTATATGATCTTGATTACTTATGCTAGTGTCACTGCTCAGGAAGTGGCTAGCGAGAAAGGAACCAAAATCATGGAAGTGGTCTTTTCTAGTATCCGAGCTAGTCATTATTTTTACGCTCGCATGATTGCCTTGCTTCTTGTGATTTTGACTCATATTGGCATTTACGTAGTGGGTGGACTTGCTGCGCTACTTCTCTTCAAAGACTTACCATTCTTGGCAAATTCAGGTATTCTAAAACATCTGGGAGAAGCCTTCACAGTCAATACCTTATTATTTATCTTAGTGAGCCTCTTTATGTACGTAGTTTTGGCAGCCTTCCTTGGTTCCATGGTTTCTCGTCCTGAAGATGCCGGTAAGGCCTTGTCGCCATTGATGATCTTGATTATAGCAGGCTTTATGGGGGTAACAGCCTTGGGCGCTGCAGGAGACAATTTGGTTTTGAAAATTGGGTCTTACATTCCTTTTATTTCGACCTTCTTTATGCCATTTAGAGCCATCAATGGTTATGCAAGTGATTTAGAAGCTTGGATTTCACTAGCGATTACAGTCGCTTTTGCAGTCACTGCAACAGCCTTTATCGGACGCATGTATGCCAGCCTAGTCCTTCAGACAGATGACTTAGGTCTATGGAAAAGCTTTAAACGTGCCTTGGCTTACAAATAG
- the xerC gene encoding tyrosine recombinase XerC has translation MTITKTKNGTYRLKIYIPIEARMPLGIVSNNYYDKRFKTRKEARQAEIDLLTKLNQIEDNAFSGLGKEDILFSDFYNNIWWESYKAGQTTSTSKPPSRSTIANTKTCFEKHILPLLGNYTIQFLNQNKQVILNLMTAKANEYANFKTLRSYVISIFDWAEELEYIEANRVAKTLRRIKAVKKIQLAESKRDEDLYLTHEQLQEWFSAFKEDLENDRISLKDYVLFYLTFFLGDRKSETYALQWKHIDFSKSQIQLIQALDRYGQVKSTKGNKKTIFSISSDLLQLLTLWKKQQKYELAKFGIISNPEQFIFTYIDTRGNINKPLHSDYLNNKMQTIRKRHPELTHATPHKLRHTGATLAKQAGMSLEAISEALTHSDTGTTQIYVNTSNVVPMAVGEFALKSLKQ, from the coding sequence ATGACTATCACTAAAACAAAAAATGGTACTTATCGTTTAAAAATCTACATTCCAATAGAAGCTCGAATGCCACTTGGAATCGTCAGCAACAACTACTACGATAAACGATTCAAAACAAGAAAGGAGGCACGACAAGCAGAGATAGACTTACTCACGAAGTTAAACCAAATTGAAGACAATGCGTTTTCAGGACTAGGAAAAGAAGATATTCTTTTCTCAGACTTCTATAATAATATTTGGTGGGAATCCTATAAAGCAGGACAAACTACATCAACTTCTAAGCCACCAAGCAGGTCAACAATTGCTAATACCAAAACATGTTTTGAAAAGCATATACTACCACTTCTTGGCAACTATACGATTCAATTTTTAAACCAAAATAAACAGGTTATTCTAAATTTGATGACGGCAAAAGCCAACGAATATGCCAACTTCAAAACTTTACGAAGTTACGTTATTTCTATTTTTGATTGGGCAGAAGAACTTGAATATATTGAAGCAAATAGAGTTGCAAAAACTTTAAGACGAATTAAGGCTGTTAAAAAAATTCAACTTGCAGAATCAAAACGTGATGAAGATTTATATTTAACTCATGAGCAACTCCAAGAATGGTTCTCAGCCTTTAAAGAGGATTTAGAGAATGATAGAATATCACTCAAAGATTACGTCCTTTTCTATCTCACTTTTTTCCTTGGAGATAGAAAATCAGAAACATATGCTCTCCAGTGGAAACATATCGACTTTTCAAAATCTCAGATTCAGTTAATTCAGGCTTTAGATAGATACGGACAAGTAAAATCTACCAAAGGAAATAAAAAAACTATCTTTTCTATTTCTAGCGACTTGCTTCAACTCCTAACCTTATGGAAAAAACAACAAAAATATGAACTAGCAAAGTTTGGTATCATCAGTAATCCAGAACAATTCATCTTCACTTATATAGATACCAGAGGGAATATCAATAAACCCCTACATTCTGACTATCTTAATAATAAGATGCAAACTATCAGAAAGCGACACCCAGAGCTTACACACGCTACACCACATAAACTACGTCATACGGGAGCAACGCTCGCTAAACAGGCTGGAATGAGCTTAGAAGCCATTTCCGAAGCTCTAACACATAGCGACACAGGTACAACACAGATTTATGTCAATACTTCTAACGTAGTCCCTATGGCAGTCGGTGAATTTGCCTTAAAGTCTCTAAAACAATAA
- a CDS encoding helix-turn-helix domain-containing protein: protein MQVILPDEQIHQIQLLLSNLINKEIREQLDKSGIDSPYLNKQQACNYLGISNNTLDSWIVKGLPKIKIGKTIRFHKDAIDQWLNSHN from the coding sequence ATGCAAGTAATCTTACCAGATGAGCAAATTCATCAAATTCAACTTTTACTCTCTAATCTTATAAATAAAGAAATCAGAGAGCAATTAGACAAGAGCGGTATCGATAGCCCCTATTTGAACAAGCAACAAGCTTGTAACTATTTAGGTATATCAAACAATACACTGGATTCTTGGATTGTAAAAGGCCTACCCAAAATCAAAATCGGTAAAACGATTCGATTCCATAAAGACGCTATCGACCAATGGCTAAACTCACATAACTAG
- the rpsI gene encoding 30S ribosomal protein S9, which yields MSQAQYAGTGRRKNAVARVRLVPGTGKITVNKKDVEEYIPHADLRLVINQPFAVTSTVGSYDVFVNVVGGGYAGQSGAIRHGIARALLQVDPDFRDSLKRAGLLTRDSRKVERKKPGLKKARKASQFSKR from the coding sequence ATGTCACAAGCACAATATGCAGGTACTGGACGTCGTAAAAACGCTGTTGCACGCGTTCGCCTTGTTCCAGGAACTGGTAAAATCACTGTTAACAAAAAAGATGTTGAAGAGTACATCCCACACGCTGACCTTCGTCTCGTTATCAACCAACCATTCGCAGTTACTTCAACTGTAGGTTCATACGACGTTTTCGTTAACGTTGTAGGTGGTGGATACGCTGGTCAATCAGGAGCTATCCGTCATGGTATCGCTCGTGCCCTTCTTCAAGTAGACCCAGACTTCCGCGATTCATTGAAACGCGCAGGACTTCTTACACGTGACTCACGTAAAGTTGAACGTAAGAAACCAGGTCTTAAGAAAGCTCGTAAAGCATCACAATTCTCAAAACGTTAA
- a CDS encoding type IV secretion system DNA-binding domain-containing protein, with protein MTSQSRDVLNQSFLQSYLLQSLNMALGALMQGETSYTNSFNVIIQEDGFVFVPRLPCAYILDDDLYKKIFLIANASLYPQYTLLKQNATYFVPLDTDDLHIQRGLFFPWKRGISERLAIPDLDKFSARLPHGKIPIMKHFELNLDKVNHWAIAGNSGSGKSYALTYFLSVLKHMSDLIIIDPKFDTPSRWARENHISVIHPVENRSKSDFVSQVNEQLSQCANLIQKRQAILYDNPNHQFTHLTIVIDEVLALSEGVNKNIKEAFFSLLSQIALLGRATKIHLFLVSQRFDHNTIPISVREQLNVLLQIGNINQKTTQFLFPDLDPEGIVIPTGHGTGIIQVIDNEHPYQVLPLLCPTYYTKRGIL; from the coding sequence ATGACCTCACAATCTCGTGATGTGCTGAACCAATCTTTCCTGCAATCTTACCTGCTCCAGAGCCTAAACATGGCTCTAGGGGCTTTAATGCAGGGGGAAACCAGCTATACTAATTCTTTTAACGTCATTATTCAAGAAGACGGCTTTGTCTTTGTCCCTCGCCTACCGTGCGCTTATATCCTCGATGACGACTTATACAAGAAAATCTTTCTGATTGCCAATGCTTCACTTTACCCACAATATACGCTTCTAAAACAAAATGCTACCTATTTTGTCCCTCTAGACACAGATGACTTACACATTCAACGTGGTTTATTCTTCCCTTGGAAAAGAGGGATTTCAGAACGTTTAGCGATTCCTGATTTGGATAAGTTTTCAGCCAGATTGCCACATGGGAAAATCCCTATCATGAAGCACTTTGAACTCAATTTAGACAAGGTCAATCACTGGGCTATTGCTGGAAATTCAGGTTCTGGGAAATCGTATGCTCTCACTTACTTCTTGAGTGTACTGAAGCATATGTCTGACTTGATTATCATTGACCCGAAATTTGATACCCCAAGTCGTTGGGCAAGAGAAAATCATATTTCCGTTATCCACCCTGTCGAAAACCGTTCAAAATCTGATTTTGTATCACAGGTCAACGAACAATTAAGTCAATGTGCAAATCTCATTCAAAAACGACAAGCTATCTTGTATGATAATCCCAACCATCAATTTACCCATCTAACTATTGTTATTGATGAAGTCCTAGCTCTATCAGAGGGAGTCAATAAGAATATCAAAGAAGCATTTTTCTCCTTACTCTCACAGATTGCCTTGTTAGGACGTGCTACCAAAATCCATCTATTTTTAGTAAGTCAGCGTTTTGACCACAATACTATCCCAATTTCAGTAAGGGAACAGCTAAACGTATTGTTACAAATTGGAAATATCAATCAGAAAACTACTCAATTTTTATTTCCTGACCTCGATCCAGAGGGGATTGTCATTCCAACAGGACATGGTACAGGTATCATCCAAGTTATCGACAATGAACACCCCTACCAAGTTCTGCCCCTACTCTGTCCAACCTACTACACTAAGCGAGGTATCCTATGA
- a CDS encoding replication protein, giving the protein MAKEQRSNKWAFLFYRESAPENYLEILEGFHIPFILSPWHDRDINRKTGELKKAHKHGAFFFDSLKSYNQVSELIKDKLKGPAHVEPIMSPKGMYDYFVHAENPEKTQYKIDDIEIGCGFELDKFLINNNNDDFLSAIIDVIDKKNFTEFNHLVRYAREENPILLRLIVDKTYFFAKYLDSRRYSTDKSKITSSENSLTNTPNETSDVISSTTSIEV; this is encoded by the coding sequence ATGGCAAAAGAACAACGTTCTAATAAATGGGCTTTTCTTTTCTACAGAGAGAGCGCCCCAGAAAACTATTTGGAAATCCTTGAAGGTTTTCATATCCCCTTTATCTTATCACCTTGGCATGATAGAGATATCAATCGAAAAACAGGGGAACTTAAGAAAGCTCATAAGCATGGAGCCTTTTTCTTTGATTCGCTTAAAAGCTATAATCAAGTATCTGAACTCATCAAGGATAAATTAAAGGGGCCTGCTCATGTAGAGCCCATTATGTCTCCCAAGGGGATGTATGACTACTTTGTTCATGCGGAGAATCCTGAAAAGACTCAATACAAAATTGATGATATAGAAATAGGATGCGGATTTGAATTAGACAAATTCCTCATAAACAATAACAACGATGATTTTCTATCAGCCATCATTGATGTGATAGACAAGAAGAATTTCACAGAGTTTAATCATCTGGTTAGATATGCGAGAGAAGAAAATCCGATCTTATTAAGGCTTATCGTAGATAAAACTTACTTTTTTGCTAAGTATTTAGATTCACGAAGGTATAGCACAGACAAAAGCAAAATAACTTCATCAGAAAATTCTTTGACGAATACCCCGAATGAAACTAGTGACGTCATATCAAGCACTACTTCAATAGAAGTATAA
- the rplM gene encoding 50S ribosomal protein L13 has product MNKTTFMAKPGQVERKWYVVDATDVPLGRLSAVVASVLRGKNKPTFTPHTDTGDFVIVINAEKVKLTGKKATDKIYYTHSNHPGGLKQISAGELRSKNAVRLIEKSVKGMLPHNTLGRAQGMKLKVFVGAEHTHAAQQPEVLDISGLI; this is encoded by the coding sequence ATGAACAAAACTACATTCATGGCTAAACCAGGCCAAGTAGAACGCAAATGGTACGTTGTTGACGCAACTGATGTACCTCTTGGACGCCTTTCAGCAGTTGTTGCTAGCGTACTTCGCGGAAAAAACAAACCAACATTCACACCACACACTGATACAGGTGACTTCGTAATCGTTATCAATGCTGAAAAAGTTAAATTGACTGGTAAAAAAGCAACTGATAAGATCTACTACACTCACTCAAACCACCCAGGTGGATTGAAACAAATCTCTGCTGGTGAACTTCGTTCTAAAAATGCAGTACGTTTGATCGAAAAATCAGTTAAAGGTATGCTTCCACACAATACTCTTGGCCGTGCTCAAGGTATGAAATTGAAAGTATTCGTTGGAGCTGAGCACACTCACGCTGCACAACAACCAGAAGTTCTTGATATTTCAGGACTTATCTAA